From a single Drosophila sulfurigaster albostrigata strain 15112-1811.04 chromosome 3, ASM2355843v2, whole genome shotgun sequence genomic region:
- the LOC133841027 gene encoding cubilin homolog: MNAPICLFLVQQPKGTRIQLIFEQLDFMGCQLQTVEVFDGSSVDQPLLGLFCNTMMQANQHFLLSSSNLILLRYQYQLAGLELPRNFKVRYTRVCGENITSNSGDLSTPNYPNGYLENLDCIYHINIPVQYKIRLTIIDLSISGEETISAVDQDDDESVHFSIQPNYLDVYFSRNASDKQRYTKNLTNLVLVSKNNQMRLHFHGVSNPQLARGLRFQFEATSAECGGVFTSTQDTYEYFIRNTICEWIIEVPGRKHLHIVMVDYVGRGKLQLFDNSTVGEGKLLRNYKGGQLEPFELSEDIDSNLLTIRAFGEQFISQLNFDYKPANDMCGGTYSARYGIIKSPNWPDSYGSSENCTWIIRVPFRERLELIVHNFTTESTSDRCTDDYVEIRNGDHAEAPLIGRYCGWDIPPRLPSYANALYVHFHSDALMEERGFHFNWQITTVGCGGKLTSSSGSIHSPHSMSGNRGALACDWQISVSAGSTVDLQLQSRDDLCNGLLSIYDGPTVGSPKLPLNCSIVGEKLALRSSGNQVLVRYNVDDESPEGMHFLLDYTTNCIVRLEQLSGAIETPNFPDKYDTNTKCEWDIRAGEAKSHVQLAISHMSFEAVDPDCAFDYVLLRDYRNTQLVSERRLCTATQDVVTSVGNRLVVQFNSDTSIESQGFHAEFKRVGCGEELRAASGKIETPNAPFSVDEDCQWHILVPKGYQIELSIEELHIETPQHDCSQDTLTVWSGNNASDVMLRSCQVEFTAQKFTSPANELHIRFRSSTQRTRKYMKATYTQVPAKCGGAISASSGLIASPSYYQQGLDVYDKDIECVWVVEVEHPYTIQFSFDVFNFTTNSELSSLLIYGSKHLKKGDLITPAHFSIQYSGNDPLESLTMEGTVHVAFKAKKGAWGKFAMRFQRGCGGKRIDQEGYLNSRLDTNCIWEIQSENGTRITLNINQLECPCTSQGGNCTTGLCIYNDEDDVLYYNLCKEHPTSLVIPTNVARIEAVGILLAAQYSTLDNSCGGTIKSARGTLNSPNYPDSYPSNVECEWQTNLRPGNAIELRFEAMDIFKSEHCNLDFLEVRAGKTGSLLGLYCDNVLPVEPLTVSSDVWVKFRSQSGSTGKGFKLRWNYAHINEISNITSGKIESPPTLAVRGDEQPYIWRIFAELDSIIVIDFKEYNTGLQLFDGFDDTGLRIPIQNSPWQFTSSSNIIYLKTVNADFDAFLLNWHIQRTDQLSGNVTLTEGCGMSYIVGREDRIQVMSPGYPHGYRPRLNCEWEFKAQDDDRHVVAKLYDASLEVSDKCALDYLSIQTSSNMVDWQEQLHVCNMSATSLLKRVEGSPYLKIKFVSDVSMNGTGFRAVVETNCGGNMTGKVGTIMIPKKERWWYQYMEDSIVCEYHINVRPGSVVDISIDYHSEAVNNTCTHYGLIYDGVDTGAPMLPHGKFCNQLNFNTKSYRTSGPHATIKYLMFEKWNNRMGPRHVQNNWTLTYREYNDCHSEIRLTHLSPSYVLSTPKYPGYPPAYSDCTWLIVAPLGETVAATFVDIFDLSVQNCDKEFVELYDGSTMISRRLLRTCHKPASTRSSGNMLLVHYQSELSEPHAGFSLNVSVSQCGGEHTSLSGVISSVHYPLPGRLSQAGGMRVYGQDSIRYSHRGQNCRSACPPMMGKQMQMIWIALSSWIY, from the exons ATGAATGCCCCCATTTGCTTGTTCCTCGTTCAACAGCCGAAGGGCACCAGAATCCAGCTCATTTTCGAGCAACTCGATTTCATGGGATGCCAGCTGCAGACTGTTGAGGTATTCGACGGGTCCAGCGTTGATCAGCCGCTGCTAGGACTCTTCTGCAATACTATGATGCAAGCCAATCAGCACTTTCTTTTATCTAGCAGCAATCTGATTCTACTGCGTTATCAGTATCAGCTGGCAGGCTTGGAGCTGCCAAGGAATTTTAAAGTGCGATACACTCGAG TTTGCGGCGAAAATATAACATCAAATTCGGGAGATTTATCGACTCCAAATTATCCGAATGGATACTTGGAGAACTTGGACtgcatataccatataaatattCCTGTACAATATAAGATCCGACTTACAATAATCGATCTATCGATTAGTGGGGAGGAAACAATCTCTGCTGTGGATCAAGATGACGACGAATCTgtacatttttcaattcaacCGAACTATTTGGAT GTTTATTTTTCTCGGAATGCAAGCGATAAACAACGGTACACAAAAAATCTGACCAATCTTGTTTTGGTCTCCAAAAATAACCAGATGCGACTGCACTTCCATGGAGTTAGCAATCCTCAGCTTGCTCGTGGTCTTCGGTTTCAATTCGAGGCAACCTCCGCGGAATGTGGAGGCGTCTTTACTTCCACGCAGGACACCTACGAATATTTTATTCGCAATACTATTTGCGAATGGATTATTGAAGTGCCAGGCAGAAAGCATCTGCATATAGTAATGGTTGACTACGTGGGACGGGGAAAATTACAGTTATTTGATAACAGCACTGTGGGGGAAGGGAAACTACTTCGAAATTACAAAGGGGGACAACTAGAGCCATTTGAACTGAGTGAAGACATCGATTCGAATCTTCTGACTATAAGAGCATTTGGGGAACAATTTATCTCACAACTAAATTTTGATTACAAACCAGCTAATGACA TGTGTGGCGGCACTTATTCAGCACGCTACGGTATCATTAAGAGTCCCAATTGGCCAGATAGTTATGGTTCATCTGAGAATTGCACTTGGATCATTAGGGTGCCGTTCAGAGAACGCCTTGAGCTTATTGTTCACAATTTCACAACGGAAAGTACTTCGGATCGCTGCACTGATGACTATGTGGAGATCAG AAATGGCGACCACGCGGAAGCACCGTTGATAGGACGCTACTGTGGTTGGGATATTCCACCGCGACTGCCTTCCTATGCGAATGCCCTGTATGTACACTTTCACTCTGATGCACTAATGGAGGAACGTGGCTTCCATTTCAACTGGCAGATTACAACCGTTGGATGCGGCGGCAAGCTGACTTCATCGTCAGGTTCTATACACTCGCCACACAGCATGTCGGGCAATCGAGGTGCTCTGGCCTGCGATTGGCAGATCAGTGTGTCTGCTGGATCAACGGTGGATCTGCAGCTGCAGAGCCGTGACGATCTGTGCAATGGTCTCTTGTCCATCTACGATGGACCCACTGTTGGTAGTCCCAAACTGCCACTGAACTGCAGCATTGTAGGCGAGAAATTGGCATTGCGATCCAGTGGAAATCAAGTATTGGTGCGCTATAATGTGGATGACGAATCACCTGAAGGCATGCATTTTCTACTGGACTACACGACCAATTGCATTGTGCGATTGGAGCAGCTGAGTGGCGCCATTGAGACACCAAATTTCCCCGATAAGTATGACACCAATACCAAATGCGAGTGGGACATACGAGCTGGAGAGGCCAAGAGTCATGTGCAGTTGGCTATCTCCCACATGAGCTTCGAAGCCGTTGATCCCGATTGTGCTTTTGACTACGTGCTGCTTCGCGACTATCGGAACACTCAGCTCGTGAGCGAGCGACGTTTATGCACCGCCACTCAAGATGTCGTCACTAGTGTGGGTAATCGACTGGTGGTGCAATTCAATAGTGATACATCGATCGAATCACAGGGTTTCCATGCCGAATTCAAGCGTGTGGGCTGCGGCGAAGAGTTGCGCGCTGCCAGTGGCAAGATTGAGACACCGAATGCTCCATTCAGTGTCGATGAGGATTGCCAGTGGCACATCCTGGTGCCCAAAGGCTATCAAATCGAACTCTCCATTGAGGAGTTGCACATTGAGACACCCCAACACGATTGCAGTCAGGATACGCTGACCGTTTGGTCTGGCAACAATGCATCTGATGTCATGCTGCGTAGCTGCCAAGTGGAGTTCACTGCTCAAAAATTCACCTCCCCAGCAAATGAGCTGCATATCCGATTCCGTAGCAGCACGCAACGTACTCGCAAATACATGAAAGCCACGTACACTCAAGTGCCAGCCAAGTGTGGAGGCGCCATTAGTGCGAGCAGCGGACTTATTGCATCTCCCAGCTATTACCAACAAGGCTTGGATGTTTATGATAAGGATATCGAGTGCGTATGGGTCGTAGAG GTTGAACATCCCTATACTATTCAATTCAGCTTcgatgttttcaattttacgACGAATTCCGAGCTGTCTAGTCTACTAATTTATGGCTCCAAGCATTTGAAGAAAGGAGATTTAATTACGCCGGCACATTTCAGTATTCAATACAGTGGCAACGACCCTTTAGAGTCCCTAACAATGGAGGGCACTGTTCATGTGGCATTTAAAGCCAAAAAAGGTGCATGGGGTAAGTTTGCGATGCGGTTTCAACGAGGATGCGGCGGTAAGAGAATTGACCAGGAGGGTTATCTAAACTCTCGACTTgatacaaattgcatttgggaAATTCAGTCAGAAAATGGAACTAGAATTACACTTAACATTAATCAACTGGAGTGTCCATGCACATCACAAGGCGGCAATTGCACGACAGGATTATGTATATACAACGATGAGGATGATGTGCTTTATTATAATCTATGCAAAGAGCATCCGACTAGTTTGGTTATCCCCACCAACGTGGCACGCATTGAAGCAGTGGGCATTCTGCTAGCAGCTCAATATAGCACCCTCGATAATTCCTGTGGAGGTACAATTAAGTCCGCACGCGGCACACTTAATTCTCCCAACTATCCGGACAGCTATCCCTCAAATGTGGAATGCGAATGGCAAACGAATCTCCGTCCTGGCAATGCCATTGAACTAAGATTCGAGGCAATGGACATTTTCAAGTCCGAGCACTGCAATTTGGATTTCCTCGAAGTACGTGCTGGTAAGACGGGCTCCTTACTGGGTCTATACTGTGACAATGTGCTGCCTGTGGAGCCCCTGACTGTTAGCTCGGACGTCTGGGTGAAATTTCGAAGTCAGTCTGGCAGCACTGGGAAAGGATTCAAGTTACGCTGGAATTATG CTCACatcaatgaaatttcaaatatcaCAAGTGGTAAGATCGAATCGCCACCAACGCTTGCGGTACGTGGCGATGAGCAGCCTTACATTTGGCGCATCTTTGCGGAACTTGACTCGATTATCGTGATTGACTTTAAGGAATACAACACTGGACTGCAG CTGTTTGATGGTTTTGATGACACCGGATTGCGCATCCCAATACAGAACTCGCCCTGGCAGTTCACCTCGAGTAGCAATATCATCTATCTGAAAACTGTAAATGCGGATTTCGACGCCTTTCTGTTGAATTGGCATATTCAGAGAACTGATCAGCTGTCCGGCAATGTGACGCTAACCGAAGGATGTGGCATGAGCTACATAGTGGGACGCGAAGACCGGATTCAAGTGATGTCACCTGGGTATCCACATGGTTATCGACCGAGGTTGAACTGCGAGTGGGAGTTCAAGGCACAGGATGATGATCGCCATGTCGTTGCAAAACTTTATGATGCCAGTCTGGAGGTATCGGACAAGTGTGCGCTGGACTATCTGAGCATTCAGACCTCAAGCAATATGGTGGATTGGCAGGAGCAGTTGCATGTCTGCAATATGAGCGCAACTTCGCTTTTAAAACGTGTCGAAGGCTCACCATATCTAAAAATCAAGTTCGTCTCTGACGTATCTATGAATGGTACCGGCTTTAGAGCAGTTGTCGAAACCAATTGTGGTGGCAATATGACTGGTAAGGTGGGCACCATCATGATTCCTAAGAAGGAAAGGTGGTGGTATCAATATATGGAAGATAGTATCGTCTGTGAGTATCACATCAATGTACGACCCGGCAGTGTCGTCGACATAAGCATCGACTATCATTCAGAGGCTGTCAACAACACTTGCACGCACTATGGACTCATCTATGATGGTGTCGACACCGGAGCACCGATGTTGCCGCACGGCAAGTTCTGCAaccaattgaattttaatacgAAGTCATATCGGACGAGTGGACCACATGCTACCATCAAATATTTGATGTTCGAAAAATGGAATAACCGCATGGGACCTAGGCACGTGCAGAACAACTGGACTCTAACATATCGAGAATACAATGATTGTCACTCTGAAATTCGACTAACCCATCTCTCGCCCAGCTACGTGCTTAGCACTCCCA
- the LOC133840047 gene encoding cubilin homolog, whose translation MCKRIYIIQIFLSFIVILLIELSPTEASSSRDQALLRAVDDGTLLIEAAQDRNITLRLIGDAASLLLNEVDIVALLQRRRRAATAQSTAAQREPLSLDALKEEFRGVQRDLNRLARWLSNMHNGTRRCGLSQRVLRRTLQRVQVVGNTLTTLESNLRLNECASNPCKNGGTCHDAYKSFQCICPKTWQGATCEDDVNECFDLASTDLDVCMNDAMCINFPGSYRCVCRTGYLGVHCRLHHNACLSNQSAELCGSHGTCLSASNAAGYVCICDQGWTWADANVTQASANPCTRDVDECAPEINPCHDECINLPGSFRCAACPPGYTGDGKYCRDIDECRDGNNGGCSQRPTVSCINTEGSFRCGRCPIGWTGDGRSCSPTKSNSCDGEQICNDHAKCEYISETVVCSCRIGYYGHGYGADGCTEDSNRKPCDNHPCQNNGTCVLSGRGTSCICQPGYKGALCMESDACHPNPCHNGGTCRLLPRNEFMCVCQAGYSGSSCSHLRSFCGISLRNETGSVRFPPSEDSTQLAYEPNERCPFIIATRRGMILNVTFTFFDLENSTDCTADFLQLHDGRSLTARLIGRFCGQQLPLGNGTVMTTQSQLFLWFLSNNATQGHGFNLTWSSMPMTCEELDLEMGQTGVLRSPGYPGKAQRGIDCRWKLSAPFGTRFLLHFYEITLGPSETISGLPIG comes from the exons ATGTGTAAAAGGATCTATATTATTCAGATTTTTCTGTCTTTTATCGTGATCCTGTTAATAGAGTTGTCACCGACAGAGGCAAGTTCTAGTCGTGATCAAGCGTTGCTTCGGGCCGTTGACGATGGCACATTGCTTATTGAGGCAGCCCAGGATCGAAACATCACTTTGCGTCTGATAGGAGATGCTGCCTCATTGCTGCTCAATGAAGTGGATATTGTTGCCTTGTTGCAGCGGCGCCGACGTGCAGCCACCGcacaatcaacagcagcacagcGAGAGCCCTTATCCCTGGATGCACTCAAAGAGGAGTTTCGTGGTGTTCAACGCGACCTCAATCGACTCGCTCGTTGGCTGAGTAACATGCACAATGGCACTCGACGGTGTGGCCTCAGTCAGCGCGTGCTCCGACGGACTCTGCAGCGTGTCCAGGTCGTGGGAAACACCTTAACAACGCTGGAATCCAATCTGCGCCTCAACGAGTGTGCCTCTAATCCCTGCAAGAATGGCGGCACCTGTCATGACGCCTATAAGTCCTTCCAGTGCATCTGTCCCAAGACCTGGCAA GGCGCCACTTGCGAGGATGATGTGAATGAGTGCTTCGACTTGGCCAGCACAGATTTGGACGTCTGCATGAACGATGCCATGTGCATCAATTTTCCTGGCAGCTATCG CTGTGTGTGCCGCACTGGCTACTTGGGAGTTCATTGTCGACTGCATCACAACGCCTGCCTGAGCAATCAGTCAGCGGAGCTATGCGGCAGTCATGGCACCTGCCTGTCCGCCAGCAATGCAGCTGGCTATGTGTGCATCTGTGATCAGGGCTGGACGTGGGCTGATGCGAATGTGACTCAGGCAAGCGCCAATCCCTGCACACGGGATGTGGACGAGTGTGCACCCGAGATAAATCCCTGCCATGATGAGTGCATCAATTTGCCGGGCAGCTTTCGTTGTGCCGCCTGTCCGCCAGGCTACACTGGGGATGGTAAGTACTGTCGGGATATCGATGAGTGTCGAGACGGCAACAATGGTGGCTGCAGTCAGCGTCCGACGGTCAGCTGCATCAACACCGAGGGCTCATTTCGCTGTGGCCGCTGTCCCATTGGCTGGACGGGTGATGGGCGAAGCTGCTCACCGACTAAGTCCAATTCCTGCGACGGCGAACAGATTTGCAACGATCACGCCAAATGCGAATACATCTCGGAGACGGTGGTTTGCAGCTGTCGAATCGGATACTATGGTCATGGCTATGGCGCCGATGGCTGCACCGAAGATTCGAATCGCAAGCCCTGCGATAATCATCCCTGCCAGAATAATGGCACCTGTGTACTGAGTGGCCGTGGCACCAGCTGCATTTGCCAGCCGGGCTACAAGGGTGCCCTGTGCATGGAGTCGGATGCTTGCCATCCGAATCCCTGCCACAATGGCGGCACCTGCCGCCTACTGCCACGAAATGAGTTCATGTGTGTTTGCCAAGCCGGCTACtcaggcagcagctgctctcaTCTACGCAGCTTCTGCGGCATCTCGTTGCGCAATGAGACTGGCAGCGTACGCTTTCCACCCAGCGAGGACAGCACTCAGTTGGCATATGAACCGAATGAGCGGTGTCCCTTCATCATTGCCACTCGACGTGGAATGATCTTGAATGTGACCTTTACCTTCTTTGATCTGGAGAACAGCACCGATTGCACTGCCGACTTTCTGCAGTTGCACGATGGCAGATCTTTGACCGCCCGACTTATTGGTCGCTTCTGTGGCCAGCAGTTGCCGCTCGGCAATGGCACTGTGATGACCACACAGTCGCAATTGTTCCTCTGGTTTCTCTCGAACAATGCCACGCAGGGACATGGCTTTAATCTAACCTGGAGCTCAATGCCCATGACATGCGAGGAACTCGACCTGGAAATGGGTCAGACGGGTGTGCTGCGCTCTCCCGGTTATCCGGGCAAGGCGCAACGAGGCATCGACTGTCGCTGGAAATTGTCGGCGCCCTTTGGCACACGTTTCCTGCTGCACTTTTATGAGATTACACTGGGTCCCTCTGAGA CTATATCGGGCCTGCCAATCGGCTGA